The following proteins are encoded in a genomic region of Gimesia algae:
- a CDS encoding formyltetrahydrofolate deformylase, which yields MQVTITAVGPDNRGLADPIVHYVTGVGANIHEIQMYDHDSERLFAMLLRIDWPTEIEPIAVLRERIMQIGTQKGLTLRVWARDEYERPPRIAICTTYRSEPAEAVLKAIEAGVINAKPVVILGNRDRCQRLANQYQLDFHNIGDDRGNPDNTRMVELFDTYDVDYVLLARYMRVLPPSICWSFAGGRIINLHHGLLPSFPGFQPYEDAYSHHMLTFGATIHFIIPELDAGNQIIHQNAFTVSPGTSLKEIKRIGETEHEPECLVEGVRRVIDQEVELHFHRVVGKEDKA from the coding sequence ATGCAGGTGACGATCACAGCCGTCGGACCAGATAATCGCGGCTTAGCTGACCCTATCGTGCACTATGTGACTGGTGTGGGGGCGAATATTCATGAAATTCAGATGTATGACCATGATTCAGAACGTCTGTTTGCGATGTTACTGCGCATCGACTGGCCGACTGAAATCGAGCCAATTGCAGTCTTACGCGAGCGAATCATGCAGATTGGGACACAAAAAGGTCTGACTTTACGCGTGTGGGCTCGGGATGAATACGAACGTCCCCCCCGAATTGCCATCTGCACGACTTATCGCAGTGAACCGGCGGAAGCGGTGTTGAAGGCAATTGAAGCGGGAGTAATCAATGCGAAGCCGGTGGTCATCCTGGGAAACCGTGATCGTTGCCAGCGACTGGCCAATCAATACCAGCTGGATTTTCATAATATTGGTGATGATCGCGGAAATCCCGACAATACAAGAATGGTTGAGTTGTTCGATACATATGATGTCGATTATGTGCTGCTCGCCCGTTATATGCGTGTGCTGCCTCCGAGTATCTGCTGGAGTTTTGCCGGCGGACGGATTATTAATCTGCATCATGGCCTGCTGCCGTCATTTCCCGGGTTTCAGCCCTACGAAGATGCTTACAGCCACCACATGCTGACTTTTGGCGCGACCATCCATTTTATTATTCCGGAGCTGGATGCGGGCAATCAGATCATTCACCAGAACGCTTTTACGGTCTCACCGGGGACTTCTCTGAAAGAGATTAAACGGATTGGCGAAACGGAACATGAGCCCGAATGCCTGGTGGAAGGGGTGCGACGTGTGATCGACCAGGAAGTAGAACTGCACTTTCATCGCGTGGTCGGAAAAGAAGATAAAGCCTGA
- a CDS encoding nucleotidyltransferase family protein has protein sequence MTTRRLFAIVPAAGRSRRMGTHKLLLTLGAETVIQRLVRGLSSEGITKTVIVARQDDIRLKDHLADLQVDVVQRETDPPDMKASVQYALRWIEEHYQPADEDGWLLVPADHPVLEQSVIDELCQAWERCPADVMIPTYQGRKGHPTFFRWSMADRIFKLSEAQGINALWPSRDIQPFLQECAVPEILLDLDTPEDFDALQKKYGTD, from the coding sequence ATGACAACGCGCCGGCTGTTTGCTATTGTTCCTGCTGCTGGCCGAAGTCGACGTATGGGAACACATAAACTGCTGCTGACATTGGGAGCTGAAACGGTCATTCAGCGTCTGGTGAGGGGATTGAGTAGTGAAGGGATTACAAAAACCGTCATTGTCGCACGCCAGGATGATATACGTTTGAAGGATCATCTGGCTGATCTGCAGGTTGATGTGGTTCAGCGGGAAACGGACCCGCCTGATATGAAAGCCAGCGTCCAGTATGCATTGCGCTGGATTGAAGAACATTATCAGCCAGCGGATGAAGACGGATGGTTGCTGGTTCCCGCAGATCATCCCGTGCTGGAGCAGTCAGTCATTGACGAATTATGTCAGGCCTGGGAGCGTTGTCCGGCTGATGTGATGATTCCCACATACCAGGGTCGGAAAGGGCATCCGACTTTTTTTCGCTGGTCGATGGCGGATAGGATTTTCAAGCTGTCTGAAGCGCAGGGCATCAATGCTCTCTGGCCGAGTCGGGACATTCAGCCTTTTTTACAGGAATGTGCTGTCCCGGAAATCCTGCTTGATCTGGATACCCCTGAAGATTTTGATGCATTGCAAAAAAAATACGGCACGGATTGA
- a CDS encoding SMP-30/gluconolactonase/LRE family protein: MKPLALLLITFTLLWNHALAADPIVDTSSPLETIASDFGLADGPAWDGGGSLFFPDVKGGKLYRYFPRTGKVSVFLDDAGRISASYFNHGKLFLSDNGNSQICVLNGKTKKNIAGQPADAKPPRKPNDLVVDQQGGIYYTLTGAGEVIWISPAGKQSVAVKDIKTPNGLILSPDGKTLYVAAYVPKEIWAYDVTSPGVTKNGRLFAKMDSGPDKGADGMTVDRAGNVYCAGPADIWIWNPAGKLLAKIHTPTRPINCAFGDADMRSLYITGFGGLYRQRMNAYGCMPEPAVSATDSKPRRPTTTVPESVTPHLNVVYGQTGTRKLLADIFIPQSGQGPFPAVVVVHGGGWMNGDKTKFRALAVALCERGYVTMAVGYRLGHEAKFPAEIQDCNAAVRFLRAEAKQFHVNPEQIGAVGGSAGGHLAGLMAAAPDEKQLQGDAGYPDQSSKLQAAIVMAGPMEMASGTVAERSRKSGDKSYSNQWLGKSIDEAPELYKLSDAYLHFDKKTPPLLFMTGELDNPDRNVPSREKLKLLGVTTGIKVYPKGKHGCWNQLPWFNDMVEDMDQFFQQNLK; encoded by the coding sequence ATGAAACCGCTCGCGCTTTTACTTATCACATTCACCCTACTTTGGAATCACGCCCTGGCAGCAGATCCCATCGTTGATACCTCTTCCCCGCTGGAAACAATTGCCAGTGATTTTGGACTGGCTGATGGCCCTGCCTGGGATGGGGGAGGCAGCCTGTTTTTTCCGGATGTCAAAGGAGGCAAGCTGTATCGTTATTTTCCCCGCACGGGAAAAGTTTCAGTCTTTCTGGATGACGCCGGCCGGATCAGCGCCAGTTATTTTAATCATGGTAAACTCTTCTTGTCTGATAATGGCAACAGCCAGATCTGTGTACTGAACGGTAAAACGAAAAAAAACATCGCCGGTCAACCCGCAGATGCTAAACCTCCCCGCAAGCCTAACGACCTGGTCGTCGATCAGCAGGGGGGTATCTATTACACACTTACGGGTGCAGGGGAAGTGATCTGGATTTCTCCCGCAGGCAAACAGTCAGTCGCCGTCAAAGATATTAAAACACCGAATGGACTGATTCTGTCACCGGATGGTAAGACTCTGTATGTCGCCGCCTACGTTCCTAAAGAAATCTGGGCCTATGATGTCACCAGTCCCGGCGTCACAAAAAACGGACGCCTGTTTGCTAAAATGGATTCCGGCCCGGACAAGGGGGCAGACGGGATGACCGTCGACCGCGCCGGAAACGTCTACTGTGCAGGTCCCGCTGACATCTGGATCTGGAATCCTGCGGGGAAACTACTGGCAAAAATTCACACGCCCACACGTCCCATCAACTGTGCCTTCGGGGACGCGGACATGCGTTCGCTCTATATTACCGGCTTTGGCGGCCTGTATCGTCAGCGTATGAATGCTTATGGCTGTATGCCTGAACCCGCAGTCTCCGCGACCGACAGTAAACCAAGGCGTCCAACCACCACAGTTCCGGAATCAGTCACCCCCCATTTGAATGTGGTCTATGGACAGACGGGAACCCGTAAGCTGCTGGCAGATATTTTCATACCCCAATCGGGCCAAGGCCCTTTCCCCGCTGTCGTTGTGGTGCATGGCGGAGGCTGGATGAACGGTGACAAAACCAAATTCCGCGCCCTGGCGGTTGCCCTTTGCGAACGCGGCTATGTCACGATGGCCGTCGGATATCGTCTGGGACATGAAGCAAAATTTCCTGCCGAGATACAAGACTGCAATGCGGCAGTCCGCTTCCTGAGAGCAGAAGCAAAACAATTTCACGTTAACCCGGAACAGATTGGTGCCGTCGGTGGATCTGCCGGCGGTCATCTGGCCGGTTTAATGGCGGCTGCTCCTGATGAGAAACAGTTGCAGGGAGATGCCGGCTACCCGGATCAATCCTCAAAACTGCAGGCTGCGATCGTGATGGCAGGGCCGATGGAAATGGCTTCCGGAACTGTGGCAGAACGTTCCAGAAAAAGTGGAGACAAATCTTATTCAAATCAGTGGCTGGGGAAATCGATTGATGAAGCACCCGAACTGTATAAGCTCAGTGATGCTTACCTGCATTTCGACAAGAAAACGCCACCGCTGCTGTTTATGACAGGAGAACTCGACAACCCTGACCGCAATGTGCCTTCCCGCGAAAAGCTGAAACTGCTCGGCGTCACCACCGGCATTAAAGTTTACCCTAAAGGCAAGCACGGCTGCTGGAACCAGTTGCCCTGGTTCAATGACATGGTCGAAGATATGGACCAGTTCTTTCAGCAGAACCTGAAATAA
- the surE gene encoding 5'/3'-nucleotidase SurE → MQILLTNDDGIHAPGIRSLQKTLTQLGDVEVVAPLAEQSGVGLSITYLHPLMIHQEFESEKHWGWAVAGSPADCVKLGILEFCPKRPDLIVSGINSGSNVGINVLYSGTVAGAIEGAFAGIPSIAISAASSFANDTKPDYDRCAAQSIHIIRKLLQEKSPSDGLWNINFPEIRPDWPRGVKWTSLGVKRHFDVMEKRIDPRGRPYYWSGLDPVHNHQLEPGTDIHELAEGFVTVTPLKFDLTDHEHLQASSKAQSGGEIDLNLD, encoded by the coding sequence GTGCAAATTTTGCTGACTAATGATGATGGAATACACGCCCCCGGCATTCGCAGCCTGCAGAAAACATTAACTCAACTCGGAGATGTGGAAGTGGTTGCCCCCCTCGCTGAACAAAGCGGGGTGGGATTAAGTATTACCTATTTACATCCTTTGATGATACATCAGGAATTCGAAAGTGAAAAGCACTGGGGCTGGGCGGTCGCCGGCAGTCCGGCAGACTGCGTTAAACTGGGAATTCTGGAGTTCTGTCCGAAACGCCCCGACCTGATTGTCAGTGGCATCAATTCCGGTTCGAATGTAGGGATCAATGTGCTCTATTCCGGTACAGTCGCCGGAGCCATCGAAGGGGCCTTCGCCGGGATTCCCTCGATCGCCATCTCGGCTGCCAGCAGTTTTGCCAACGACACCAAACCCGATTATGACCGCTGCGCCGCTCAGAGTATTCACATCATCAGAAAACTGTTACAGGAAAAATCCCCCTCCGACGGACTCTGGAATATCAATTTTCCTGAAATACGACCGGATTGGCCCCGGGGAGTTAAATGGACATCGCTGGGTGTCAAACGGCATTTCGATGTCATGGAAAAACGAATTGATCCCCGGGGGAGGCCTTATTACTGGAGTGGCCTTGACCCAGTTCACAACCATCAGTTGGAACCAGGCACAGACATCCATGAACTGGCGGAAGGTTTTGTCACGGTCACACCGTTAAAATTTGACTTAACCGATCACGAACATCTGCAGGCATCATCGAAGGCGCAGTCCGGTGGGGAGATCGATCTGAACCTTGATTGA
- a CDS encoding uracil-DNA glycosylase yields the protein MPVSQWNQLNQNIVACTRCERLLTHCQKIASEKRKSFRDWDYWGQPVPNFGDPEARLLIVGLAPAAHGANRTGRMFTGDRSGDWLYRAMFKAGFASQPEAEHISDGLKLIDSAITATCHCAPPANKPTREEIENCHDWLEQTVELLPVQVFLALGQIGWKAVLDFKKRQEKLTGKRPKFSHGAVYQFPDGHWLVGSYHPSQQNTFTGRLTEPMFDAVFELIKTRLK from the coding sequence ATGCCTGTTTCACAGTGGAACCAATTGAATCAGAACATTGTTGCCTGCACCAGGTGTGAACGCTTACTGACGCACTGCCAGAAAATCGCGTCGGAAAAACGAAAGTCCTTCCGGGACTGGGACTACTGGGGGCAACCCGTGCCCAATTTCGGGGATCCAGAAGCCCGACTGTTGATTGTCGGTCTGGCTCCGGCTGCCCATGGAGCCAACCGCACCGGGCGCATGTTTACTGGCGATCGTAGTGGGGACTGGCTGTACCGCGCGATGTTCAAAGCGGGTTTCGCCAGCCAACCTGAAGCAGAACACATTTCAGACGGCCTCAAACTAATAGACAGCGCCATCACCGCCACCTGCCATTGTGCGCCCCCTGCCAACAAACCAACGCGAGAAGAGATTGAAAACTGTCACGACTGGCTTGAGCAGACCGTGGAGTTGCTGCCGGTTCAGGTCTTCCTGGCACTCGGGCAAATCGGCTGGAAAGCAGTGTTGGATTTCAAAAAAAGGCAGGAAAAACTAACTGGAAAACGACCGAAATTTTCGCATGGCGCTGTGTATCAATTTCCGGACGGCCATTGGCTTGTCGGCAGCTATCACCCCAGTCAGCAGAATACGTTTACCGGACGACTGACGGAGCCGATGTTTGATGCGGTATTTGAACTTATCAAAACCAGATTGAAATAG